Proteins from one Desulfonema limicola genomic window:
- a CDS encoding SIR2 family NAD-dependent protein deacylase: MQDIIKQAAKDIFSAKKAVALTGAGISVESGIPPFRGKGGIWEKFDPMTFGHIDTFEKNPAQVWKILIKDLKEIIDQAKPNDGHKGLAVLEKMGILKTIITQNVDGLHQMAGNTDVIEFHGNCAWQRCMDCGRKIKTAEVDISVMPPRCQCSGILRPDWVFFGESIPMASLHRSQQIASACDLMLVIGTSAIVQPAAYMPVIAKENGAKIIEINPEATPLTGKISAYLVKGKAGQVMNEILKEMEQLI, encoded by the coding sequence ATGCAAGATATTATAAAACAAGCTGCAAAAGATATTTTTTCAGCAAAAAAAGCAGTAGCCCTGACAGGAGCTGGTATTTCTGTTGAGAGCGGTATTCCCCCGTTCAGAGGCAAGGGAGGTATATGGGAAAAGTTTGATCCCATGACCTTTGGTCATATTGATACTTTTGAGAAAAATCCTGCACAGGTCTGGAAGATTCTTATTAAAGATTTAAAAGAGATAATAGACCAGGCAAAACCCAATGATGGTCATAAAGGGCTGGCAGTTCTTGAAAAAATGGGGATACTTAAAACAATAATTACCCAGAATGTAGATGGGCTTCACCAGATGGCAGGCAATACTGATGTAATTGAATTTCATGGTAATTGTGCATGGCAGCGGTGTATGGATTGCGGAAGAAAAATAAAAACAGCAGAAGTTGATATATCTGTAATGCCTCCTAGATGCCAGTGCAGCGGGATCCTAAGGCCTGACTGGGTTTTTTTTGGAGAATCCATTCCCATGGCTTCCCTTCACAGGTCTCAGCAGATAGCTTCAGCCTGTGATCTTATGCTTGTTATAGGAACATCAGCTATTGTACAGCCTGCGGCATATATGCCTGTTATTGCAAAAGAAAATGGCGCTAAGATTATAGAGATCAATCCTGAGGCAACTCCTTTGACTGGAAAAATCAGTGCTTATCTGGTTAAAGGAAAAGCAGGGCAGGTTATGAATGAAATCTTAAAAGAAATGGAACAATTAATATAG